A genomic stretch from Ureibacillus composti includes:
- the leuD gene encoding 3-isopropylmalate dehydratase small subunit, translating to MKPINIVNSVIAPLDRKNVDTDQIISKEFLKRIERTGFGQFLFYHWRFDAQGNENPDFVLNKPEYKSSEILVAQENFGCGSSREHAPWAILDYGFRVVIAPSFADIFHNNCFKNGILPIKLAVEECDELLAKGLEKPYAIEVNLEAQTVTGEDGKVYNFNIDPYYKEMLLNGWDEIALTFKYEDAISAYEAKRVAY from the coding sequence ATGAAACCAATTAATATCGTAAATAGTGTCATTGCTCCACTTGACCGTAAAAACGTGGATACTGACCAAATCATTTCAAAAGAATTTTTAAAACGAATCGAACGTACTGGTTTTGGTCAATTCCTATTTTATCACTGGCGCTTTGATGCTCAAGGTAATGAAAACCCAGATTTCGTTCTAAATAAACCAGAATATAAATCTTCTGAAATTTTAGTAGCACAAGAAAACTTCGGTTGTGGTTCATCACGTGAGCACGCACCTTGGGCAATTTTAGACTACGGTTTCCGTGTAGTCATTGCACCAAGCTTTGCAGATATTTTCCACAACAACTGCTTCAAAAACGGAATCCTGCCTATTAAATTAGCAGTTGAAGAATGTGATGAATTATTAGCAAAAGGACTAGAAAAACCTTATGCAATTGAAGTAAACCTTGAAGCACAAACAGTTACAGGGGAAGACGGTAAAGTATACAACTTCAACATTGACCCTTACTACAAAGAAATGCTTCTAAACGGTTGGGACGAAATCGCGTTAACATTCAAATACGAAGACGCAATTTCAGCCTACGAAGCAAAACGCGTAGCATACTAG